The Nitrosococcus watsonii C-113 genome includes the window TTTCAATGGCTTAGAAAAAGAACTCCAGGTTATTTCCATATCTCCTGCCCTGGAACAATTATTGCTTTCGTCTTTACAGACAGCTAATGAAGGGGGAGGACTGAATATGGAACCGGGTTTAGCAGAAAAATTGCACCTTACGCTGAGAGACAGCGCCCAGCGACAAGAGGCGGCTGGAAAGCCGGCTATTTTATTAGTTCAGGGCGTATTAAGGCCCTGGCTCGCACGCTTTGTCCGGCACGCTATCCCTGAGCTTAAAGTGTTGTCCTATAACGAGATACCGGAAGATAAACAGGTGCGTATCGTCGCCAGTGTGGGCAATTAATGAAAATCAGGCGGTTTACGGCTCCGGATGTGCGTCAAGCTATCCGGCAGGTACGGGAGGCGATGGGAGCAGATGCCGTCATCTTATCCAATCGCCCGGTTGGAGAGGGTGTGGAGATTGTTGCTGCCACGGATTATGAAGACACTGCGCCCAAGCAAGCTCTGGATGCTCAGCGCCACGATGGGGCGGAGCCTCTGCCAGAAAAAAGAACCTCTTTTGCAGCCCAGAACGGCGGGTCTCAGGAGCCAATTCTCCTCGAGATGCGCCAAGAGATGAAAAATTTACGCAATCTAGTAGAAACACAGTTATCGGATCTCGCATGGGGTGAAATGGGACGCCGCAATCCTTCTAAGGCGCAACTGCTCCGTCGATTAATGAACTTGGATCTAGCTTCCGATCTTTGCCAACAATTGGTTGCTCAGGTGAATAATGAAGGTGCTCCCCATCAAATTTGGCAGCAGGCATTGAAGGGATTGACTGACCTCATTCCTATTGCTAACGATGATATTTTGTCCGATGGCGGCATCATCGCCCTTGTGGGTCCGACGGGTGTGGGAAAAACTACCAGCGTGGCCAAGCTCGCGGCGCGCTTTGCCCTTTGCCATGGCCTCCATAGTGTTGCTCTGGTGACTACTGATTGTTTCCGCATCGGCGCCCAGGAGCAGTTGCATACCTATGGCCGCATTCTAGGTATTCCAGTCAAGGTGGCCCATGACCGGCAGACATTACAGGAAACCTTGGAATATTTGGCGGATCGGCGATTAGTGCTTATTGACACGGCAGGTATGAGCCAGCGGGATATGCACCTTACCGAGCAATTTTCCATGCTTGCGGGCGGTACCCTAGCAATCAGGAACTACCTAGTGCTCTCCGCCGCTACCCAATTCTCGGTGCTAGATGAAGTAGTACGGAAATTCAATCGGATAGATCTTGCTGGCTGTATTCTTACCAAACTTGATGAGGCAGCCAGCCTCGGCGGAATGGTGTCCACTGCTATTCGTCATCATTTACCTTTAGCCTATGTCTGCAATGGACAGCGGGTGCCGGAGGATTTTGCTCCAGCTTGCGCCCAAAATGTTGTTCATTTACTCAGCGAATATGCTCATGAGAAGGAGAAGGGATTAGCAGATAAGGTTTTGGCTCAAACTTCTAGCAGGGCTGGCGCTTATGCTCATGTCTGAAGCACGAATTGATCAGGCCAGCGGCTTGCGGCAGATGGCTCATCCCGTTCGGGTAGTGGCGATTACCGGCGGTAAAGGGGGCGTTGGTAAAACCAATGTTTCAGTCAATCTAGCAGTAGCCCTGGCTAATCAAGGCCGAAAAGTGATGTTGCTAGACGCTGATTTAGGGCTAGCGAATATCGATGTGTTATTAGGGTTACAACCTGCTTATAACTTGGCCCATGTGGTTAATGGGGAATGTTCGTTAGAGGACATTATTCTCCTTGGGCCGGCGGGAATAAAGGTTGTGCCGGCGGTTTCAGGCGCACGGGCTATGGTGTGTCTTAGTCCGGCGGAACACGCGGGTCTCGTCCATGCTTTCAGTAAACTCGGTATGGCTCTGGACGTCTTGCTAATCGATACTGCCGCTGGCATTTCTGACAGTGTGATTAGTTTTTCTCGGGCGGCTCAAGAGGTGTTGATGGTCGTTTGTGACGAGCCCGCTTCTATTACCGATGCTTATGCCTTAATCAAGATATTGAGCAGGGATCATCGACTGTATCGGTTTCATATTCTTGCCAATATGGCTCGCAGTATTCAGGAGGGTAGGGAATTGTATGACAAGCTTGTCAAAGTCACTAACCAGTTTTTGGATGTGACATTGGAGTTTTCGGGAGTAATACCTTATGACGATTGCCTTCGTAAAGCGGTGAAAAAACAAAGCGCGGTGGTGAGTAGTTATCCCAGAAGCAAATCGGCAGTAGCTTTCATGCATTTAGCCCAGAAGACGATTCGTTGGCCAATGCGGAGAGAACCTGGAGGACATCTAGAATTTTTTGTAGAGCGCCTAGTGCAATCTAGTCTGTATGCCGTGGATGGGCCGGCTAAAGCTTATGCCGGAGATTCTTATAGTAAAGGGGAATTATCATGAATGGGGTTGTTGCTTACGCTACTCGTACGCAAGAGAAGATGAGAGATGATGAGTTGGTTACTCAGTATGCACCGTTGGTTAAGCGTATTGCTTATCATTTGTTAACTAGGCTGCCGCCTAGTGTGCAATTGGATGACCTTATTCAGGCGGGTATGATTGGCTTGTTAGAGGCCGTTCGCAATTACAATGCTTCCCAAGGGGCAAGTTTTGAGACGTATGCGGGAATCCGTATTCGGGGTGCCATCCTGGATGAGATCCGCCGTAATGATTGGGCGCCCCGCTCGGTCCATCGTAAGGCGAGACAGGTTGCCGAGGTCATGCGGGAAGTTGAAAACCGTGAAGGTCGGGACGCGCGGGATTATGAGGTCGTTGAAGAGCTGGGGTTGCCACTTAATGAATATCATCGACTATTGCAAGATGCAGGCGGTTATCGGGTATTTAGCCTGGACGAATTCAACGAAGGTGAGGAGGCGGAGCCTCTAAGCGCTCCCTTAAAGGGTCCCTACGAGGGATTGCAGGATCAAAACTTCCGTGGGGCATTAGTTGAGGCTATTGAGGGGTTGCCGGAGCGGGAGCGATTAGTGATGTCGCTCTATTATGTTGAGGATCTCAATCTCCGGGAAATTGGCGAGGTACTAGGGGTGAGCGAGTCACGAGTTAGCCAAATTCACAGTCAAGCCGTTTTGCGCCTGCGATCTCGCCTAAGTGGGTGGCTGAATTAAGCTGCTGATCGCTCTATTTTCCCTGGATATTGTTAGTGTGCGGGAGTTCTATGCACATTTGAGGGGCCTGTCACGAGTAAGCGGACATTGAAGCCATCACGCGGGACATCATCGGGGGAGGGAAGGCGTCGGGACCGGCCTGTATGTGACATAGTGGGGCAATCTTTTAGCCGGCGCACATTGGAGGTAGGGGTTCCCCTCGGAATTGGGTTCAGATCAACAGTGGAGAGCGTGCCACCCTCCATGCTTGGTAAAAAGACAGATATGAAAAATTTCAAAATCATACTTAATCCGAGTATGTCAGAGTTGAGGTAGTGATGGAATTAGATTGGTTGCTTTTGTCCGTGACGGGAATATTGCTTATCTTAGTGCTTTATTTGAACTTTATTTTGCACCGGACTGGCCGGGAACTGGAGGAACAGACTACCCATCTTCAGCAATTACAGCGGGATTTCGAGGTTTTTTGCACTGCTGGGGACGAGTTGGGAAAGCAAGTCGTGCGATTGGAGCTGCGGGTAAAAAAGCTTGCTGAATGGCAAGATCAAATTAATTTACATACGCCTGAAGCACGCGCCTATAGTCAAGCAATAAAGATGGTGCGCAGCGGTGCCGATATTGACCAATTAGTTGCCCGCTGTGGATTATCTCAAAATGAAGCAGAGTTAGTGTATTTATTACATAATGCAAGCTCGGAGTCAAATACTGTATCGGAACAGACTAAAGCAAAAATTTCTTCTTTGTAATATAATGCGTGTAAATACATATTTGTAATGGTTATCATTAAGGAAGCAGTAAGAGCGGTGTTGATTCTTGCCTAGAAATAGTCGTTTTGGGTCAACCCATTACCGGCTTTGTCGTTCGTCCTCACTCCATAGCAGGGTGAGCGGATAGGATTAACCCCTCCGATCATTATCAGGCAGTAGTTGCCTGATCAGCAGCGGCAGGTCAATTTTATTTTTTTCGCCTAGAGCTTATCCAAGCTTACATACATTATCCATCACCAGAATACCCTGATCACGCGCTACCTGAGCAGCGACTTTCTTTTACTGCCCTTCTCGCAACTCCAAGTCGGGTAAACCGGGTAACTTTTTATATTAAAAACTAATCTTTAGCTACTATGTCTAATGTTCGGTGAAAGCAAAACATGATAAAAGTAAGACTGGGTTTTTTCCGGGCTTAGTGAAACAAGATGAAGCGGGGTACCTCTGGGATGACCGTCGCTCGGGGTATGATCGCCGTAAATTTAAGAAGCGGCGTTCTCGCTTTGAGCAGCGCGGGAAGAAAGATCGGCGCTCTCCTGAGCTTCCTGAAACCATTCGATACCGCATAGCACGAACCCAGCTCAGAACTCAATTAGAAGCGTATCAGATTAGCCATGTTAAATACCGTTTCATTGGGGTAGTTGTCTTGGTGATCGCTGTTTTCCTGGGAGGAATAATTTCTTTATCGCCTATTAGAGCGGAGAAGGGCTGTGATGTGCTCCCACGTCCAGGTGTCAATTGGAGTAACTGCCTTCTTCCAGGGAAAGATTTGGTAGCGGCTAATCTGAGCGAAGCCAATCTTCACAACTCATCATTTACAGGTGCTGATTTGCGTCGAATTTCTCTAGCTTCAGCTACTTTGACCTATGCTAATATGGCTTCCGCAAACCTGGCCTATGCTGACCTTTCTAATGCTGTGCTGCGAAGTGCTAATTTGCAAGATGCTAATCTGGGCTATGCCAAATTAGATTATGCCGATCTTTCCTATGCTAATTTGCTAGGGGCTAATTTAGAGGGAGCTTCCTTACGAGGGGCAAAGTTAGATCATGCTGTATGGCCTGATCAACGTGAGTGTACGCCTGGCTCTGTCGGATTTTGCCGATAAAACCCTATATAAAGTAAATGCCGCCCCCCAGTCTCTGCCCCAAAGGAAATTTAAGAGTCCCTTCACTTTATTCTAACTTGTATTGAGAGAGATTCATATTAGTGCTATTGCCGTTCTCACTGATTAAATATCTCCCGTTAATACGGATCATCTAGTAACCACGTTTTTCCTAGGCACCCTTTCCTTCCGTCCGCTATGTCTTGTTTATGGCGATACACTATACTTGGAGTTCCGCCATGACTGATTTCAATTTTGTGCCTACAAGACGTCATCCGCCTGGAGACTTCGCGTTTCTCGGCAGTCTTCGACGAAGGCATCATCTGGATCTTGGGTTCTTGGGCGCTCCACGTGCTTTCACTTCAGGTGTTCCCCACCCTGGGCTGGGCTCCGAGAGCGAGAAAATGATAGCGGGATTTCATGGCAGAACGCGAGGAATTTGGCCCTCGCGCGACCTGCGTCCTTTCGCTTCGCATCGTTGCTAGGGGAGAGTTCACCTTCCATGGAAGACACCAATGAGCGTTATTCTTTCTTCTCTTGATCTTAAGGGAGTGGTTTCGTGCGGCTTTTAGTTATGAAAGTTTTTCTGCGTTTAGCCGACTATGGGGGATAATCAGTAATGACAGTCTCCATTTGGATCGGCGTTGTCGCGCTTATTATTGGGTTATTGGCCTTAGATCTTGTTGTTCTAAATCGCGGGGCACGCATAGTTTGCGTCAAAGAATCCCTGGTGTGGACAGTTACCTGGGTGGCATTGGCGCTTTGTTTTAATGTATTTGTATATTTTCTGTATGAGAATAACTGGCTTGGATGGAGTGATCTGGCCTCCCACAATGTTAGCGGACGGGAAGCCGCAATCCAATTCTTGACGGGCTTCCTGATGGAAAAATCCTTGTCGGTAGATAATATTTTTGTCATCGCCATGATATTTTCATATTTGAAAATTCCCGTAGTGGAGCAACAACGTATGCTGTTATGGGGGATTTTGGGGGCGGTTGGACTGCGTGTCATCATGATCACATTAGGCGTTGCATTGATGGCGCGTTTCCCCTGGATAGCCTATTTGTTTGGGGGGTTGCTCCTGGCAACCGCCGTGAAAATGCTGATGACCCGCCAGGGCAATGTCAACATAAGCCGTAATCCCTTGCTGATCCTGGTTAGAAAATTCTATCCTGTTGTAGATGATTTTAAAGGGGGGTATTTTTTTAGCACCCTAAATGGAAGCCGTGCTGTAACGCCCTTGTTGCTTGCACTGATTCTAGTGGTAAGCACTAATCTAATATTTGCCCTCGACTCTATTCCAGCTATTTTTGCCGTCACCCAAGATCCCTTTTTGGTCTTCACCTGTAATGTTTTTTCAGTGCTTGGCCTTCATGCCCTCTATTTTACAATTGCGGGCCATGTGGAGCGATTCCGCTACATTAAGTTGAGCCTGATTTTTATCTTGATCTATTTCGCCATAAAAATAACGTTAATTTATTATTACCCTATTCCAAATATTGTCTCCCTAGTCATTATTGGAAGTATTCTCACGCTGGGTATGCTTGCTTCTTTGTTGATTTCACCTCGGGATTCTGATGAGGGTGCCGCGCCGCTGTTTAACGACTTAGTTGTTTTAGCCGTTCTTAGTTATCGGCAAGCCCGGCGGATTGTGGTGCTTGTTCTCGGTACTTCGGTACTTTTAGTAGGGGTCGCAATGATTGTGCTGCCGGGACCCGCGGTAGTTGTGATCCCAATTGGTTTAGGCATTTTGGCCATTGAATTTGCATGGGCGAGACGGTGGTTGCAAAAAATACGTCAAACGGCTGGAAAAATTAGACAGCGTATACGACATTAGCTGGTTGGATTATGTGGGTATGAGGAAGCTGATAGGAATGCGAAATGATAAGGATATTCTTTTTGTCTTAAGGCTATTTTTAGCGCTTATTTTTCTCCTCCCTCCTGCTTTATTGGCAGAACTTGCTTCAGTGACATCGCCGGATGGATTAAATTCCTCCGTAGCCTTAGAGCAAGTCCGGAATAAGATGAGAGGGCTGGAAGAGGATCAAGGATTAGATGAGGCACAAAAGAAAAAGCTACTGGATTTATACCAGTTAACTAAAGAGCGTTTGCAGGCAGCTCAGGACTATGGGGACAAGGCTAGGGTTTATCGGCAGGCTATTGAAGCGGCGCCGGCCAAACTAGAAGAAATTAATAGGCACCTCGCTTCTCCAGGCACCGATAAGGCAATGGCAGCCTTGGAACAGATACCTACGGGAACCCCTCTCGCCGAATTAGAACAACAGCTAGCGGCAGAGCAGACTGAACTCGCTGCCCTAGAAAGCTCCCTCTCTGGGTTAGACAAGCAATTGCAAGAGCAACAATCTCGACCTCGGCAGGCCCGAGATCAGCTCATAGAGGTCAAGCAGCAGCAGGAGCTTATAGAAAATGACCTTAAAGCATTACCGCCGGGGGAAACGTCCCTTATTTCTGAAGCCCGTCAGCTAGCCTTGCGGGCACGGCTAGAGGTATGCCTCAATGAAATTGACATGCTTGAGCAGGAACTATCAAGTCACAATATCCGGTTGCAGTTACTGAGGGCACAACGGGATTTGACGGCACAGCAGGTTTGGCAAACCCAGGCGCGGATCAAGCTTCTTGAAGCATTAATTAGACAGCGGCGACGAGAAGAAGTAGGACAAATTCAGGAAGCTGCTGCCCGGGCAGAGCAGGAAGCTATTGGTAAACATCCTGCTATTCAGGAGCTGGCTGCGCAGAATGGCCGCCTCAGTAAAGAGTTTGCCACGTTAGCTGCGCGCTTGAGCCGCATTACTGCTGAACGCGAAGCTGCGGAAACCCACTTAAAGCAGCTGGAGCAGGACTTTAAAAATGCCCGGCAAAGTTTAGAAATCGCTGGATTGAATAAAGCGTTACAGCAGTTTTTGCAGGATCAACGCCGTAGTCTACCGGACCTTAGCCATTACCGAGAGGAAACCGAACAGCACCGGGTGGAGATGGCTGAAGTTGGTCTTAGCCAACTTCGAGTAGATGGACAGCGCCGGCAACTCAGCAAGCTTGAAGATGCCGCCAACCAGGTAATGGCGGAACAAGTGGGGCCGGACTTAGCTCCTTCCTCGCGAGAAGAAATTAAGGTAGAGGTGCGTAATCTGCTGAAAGACAGGCGGGCTTTATTGGATAAGCTTAGCGCTATTCAAGGTCAATACCTGCGCTCGGTGGGAAATTTGGAGTTTGTACAGCAGCAACTCGTGGAGAGGGCCAGGCAGTATGCAGCATTTTTAGATGAACATCTGCTATGGATTCCTAGCGCTGCTCCTTTAGATTTCCAAACGGGACAAGGTTTGCTAGCGGGAATGGCTTGGCTGTTATCTCTAGAGAGTTGGCGGGATACCGCCCAGGCATTGGGCTCTATTGCTATGGAAGAGCCCTTGTTGGTTATCGTGGTAATACTGATCTTTATTGGGTTACTTCAGCTGCATTATAACCTAAGCAGGATTTTAAAAGTTGCTACAGAGAGAATAACCATGCCCTATGCGGATCGTTTCAGCTTTACTCTCAGAGCCTTCATAGCTACCCTGCTGGCTGCGGCGCCCTGGCCCCTGCTGGTAGGTTTTATAGGATGGCTGTTGCGAGTTTCTCCGGAAGCTCCAGGCTTTGCTAAAGCGGTAGGTGCTGGACTGGCCGCTATTTCCCTGCCCCTGTTTTTAATGCATGGATTTCGCCTCTTGTGCCGCAGCCATGGGGTTGCCAGCGATCATTTTGGTTGGCAAGAGCAAACCGTGACACTCTGGCGGAAAAATCTTACCTGGGCGATTCCGGTGATGCTGCCGGCCTTGTTCGTGGCAACAGTGGCGGGTGCCGAAGCGAATGAGATGTATGCTGAAAGTCTTGGCCGGGTAGGACTATTAGTGAGCATGGTGGCACTCGCGGTCTTTTTTCAACGGATATTAAGACCTAAAGGGGGGATTGCCGAACGGTATTTAGAAGAGCAACCGAGAAGCTGGCTGTCTCGTTTCCGTTATGTATGGTATCCGGCTATTGTCTTTCTTCCTATCTTTTTAGCGGGCTTGGCGGTGGTAGGGTATTTCTATACCGCGCTCCATCTTAAAAATGAGATGGTTGTTACCTTATATCTGATCATCGCCGCCGCGCTGGTGCATGATTTAGCTATCCGCTGGCTTGAGGTGACGCAGCGTAAGCTGGCCTTGCTTAAAATGCGGGAGAGGCGGGAAATTGAACGAGTGACCCAATCTGCCAGAGAGGCGGCAGGCCGCTCTGGTGCGGGGGTCCCCACTAAACTGGACATTTACCAAGTGGACATTCAAACGGTTGATTCTCAAACCCGCCAGCTACTCCGGACGGTGGTGGTTTTATCCGTTATTGTTGGCTTTTGGCTTATTTGGGCGCCTACTTTTCCTGCGCTGGGTATCCTTAATGACGTTACCTTGTGGCATCATACCGTGGTTGTGGAAGGCGAAGAGGTGCAAAAACCTTTTACGCTTGCTAATCTGGCGCTAGCCCTGGTTTTGGCTTTGGTGGCCTTTGGCGCGGCCAGAAATCTTCCCGGTGTTTTGGAAATACTGGTGCTGCGCCGGCTTTCTTTAGTGCCTGGCAGCCGTTATGCCATTACAACCTTATTGCGCTATGCCATCGGGAGTGCCGGTATTGTCTTGGTATTTGATGCTGTTGGGGGCAGCTGGTCCCAGATACAGTGGTTGGTGGCCGCCCTTACCGTGGGGTTAGGGTTTGGATTGCAGGAAATTTTTGCCAATTTTGTTTCGGGCCTGATTATTTTATTTGAACGGCCCATTCGGGTTGGCGATGTAGTGACGGTAGGTGATATTTCGGGCACGGTTTCTCGAATTCGAATCCGCGCTACTACGGTAACGGATTTTGATCGTAAAGAACTGATTGTTCCTAATAAGTCTTTTGTGACGGATAGGCTAGTAAACTGGACTCTTTCTGATCCTATTACCCGGATCACGCTGAAGTTGGGAGTTGCTTATGGGTCGGATACTACCCTCACGCATCAGATCATTCTAGGGGTTGTTAACGCTAATCCCTTGGTATTGGAGGACCCTCCTCCTAGCGTTTATTTTGTGGGTTTTGGGGAAGGCACCTTAGACTTTATCGTTTGGGCCTTTGTGCGGGAACTAGGAAATCGTTATCCCTTAATGCACGAACTGAATACGGCTATCAATCGGGCCCTGGAAGAACAGGGGATTGAAATACCGTTCCCCCAACGAGACATTCATGTCCGTTCGATCAATATGCCACCACTAACTGGGTTAGATTCCCAGAGACCATCGGAGATGGATTATCCACCCTCACAACAGGAGGGTTCCGTTACCTAGCACGAGGGATGAGGATACCTCTTCGTACTGATTTTCAGTAATAATTATACCAATGCAGCCGGGTATAAAGTGATTCAATATAATTGGCGTCTCTAGCTATTGTGCAAAAATCAAGTTCTGATTCTAGCCAAAAAATCCCGGTGAGGAACGTGCAAGGAAATTTCCTGCTGGTAAACCTGATATCGTTTTCCCCCTAGCCAGCGTTGAAATAAATCCCACTGCTGGCTGTGGGGGCGGATTGATTCCGCCATCGCTTTTTCAAAAAAATCGAGTTTTGCCAAGAGCGCTTCTTTCTGTAAAGGTAGTATGTTCCACGCCGAAGAAGCACTGTTCACATTAAACCCGTTTTCCAGAAACAATTTTTCCATCTCCCGTCCACAGTGAGCTGCCATGGCTTGGCCAAAATGCTGGGGCCGGTGCATGAGGGATTCGTAACGGCAGCACCAGTGTTCTGTTTCCTTATCAGTAGGGTAAAATCGGATGCCTCGATCCAGATTGAGCGTAAATAAAAACAAGGGAGATTTCTCCGCCCATGCTTGCCGAAATAACTGAAGCAGCCTTTGAAATTGGCTGGCGCTTAAGAGATCGAAAACAGCGTTGGCTAGCACTAGATCGAAGGAGCTTTTATAAATGGGGCAATCCGGCGCTAAAAAATCATCCGCCAGAGGATGAACGGTGTTTATTTCTTCTCCCAAAAAATCAATAATGAATTGAGGGAATTGGCCTAAAAGCTCACTATCCCGTTCTACCAGCCACCACTGGGTTGAGGAAGGCAAAAGGTGGGCATAATAGCAAAGATTAGCTCCAGCACCTGCCCCCAGATCCAGGACCCGAAGCTGTTCCCCCTTTGACAGTTGGGTTAAAGCCTGAGCTTCAAGAGAGCGATCACGAGCAGCCCCATCCAATTGATAGCGGAGTCGAAGCCAATCGAAATGGGCCTTTTGATAAGATCCCTTTGGGTTATTGGAATGTATGTGTGTGACACTATTGTCCCTAATAAATTTCATTATTGAAACCTACACTGTTATTTGGCGCCTAATGACAATAAGAGTTTCTCTTTTGTATACGATAAATAATTAAAGTCAGATGACAGATAAAACCAGCAAATCACTCCGAAAACCATCCAGCAGCAGTGAGGTGGACGCCTTCCTCAAGAAAGTCGCTGCCATGCCCCAGATTAAATCTGGTAGCCGCCATGGCCGGCTAATCTTCGCCATGGATGCCACCGCCAGCCGGGAGCCAACCTGGGACCGAGCTTGCCATATTCAAGCCCAAATGTTCCAGGAAACAGCTGCCTTGGGTGGGCTGGAGGTACAGCTATGTTATTATCGCGGTTTTAAGGAATTCTCCGCCAGCCCTTGGCTCCGCCATTCCGATGCGCTTTTACGGCAAATGAACGCCGTTGCCTGCCGGGGCGGTCACACTCAAATTGAAAAAGTGTTGCAGCATACCCAGAATGAAACCCGGAAACAAAAGGTCAATGCCCTGGTTTTTGTAGGTGATTGCATGGAAGAAAGGGCAGACCGTCTCTGCCATATAGCGGGTGAGCTGGGCATCTTGGGTGTTCCCGTTTTTATCTTTCAGGAAGGCTATGATTTGGTAGCGGAACGAGCTTTTCGGCAGGTCGCTCAATTAACCCGAGGGGCCTATTGCCGCTTTGATGCTGCTAGCGCGGCTCAATTACGGGACTTATTAAATGCCGTGGCTGTCTATGCCACCGGAGGGCGGGCTGCCCTGGAAAATTTCAGCCAGCGCCAAGGGGGAGTCACGTTGCAGCTCATTCACCAAATCAAAAAAGACTAGCCTAGGTGCGTCCTATCGTTCTGCTTGCTTTACTTGGCCTCATCGGGGCTATTTTATTGCGCCGTTGGATCGCTAATACCCCCCGTCCAGTAGTGATACGGGCTATGCGCCGGACCGGTATCGCGCTAATCGTCGGCATCTTCCTGCTTCTTATGGCCACGGGCCGACTACCCTGGATCATAGCTCTATTAGGGGCTCTAGCAGCAGGGGTCACACGGTTGTTGCCTTTGCTTCGTTTTGTTCCTTTGCTGCAACGGCTATGGGCTCACCACCGCGCTAACGCGGGTTTTGGCAATCAGGGCGCTGGCAGCGCCGCCCCCCAGCAGTCCACTGCCGAGGCCCGGTTTGTGCGCATGACTCTGGATCACGAAACAGGGGAAATGAGCGGAGAAGTGCTGGCGGGCACTTTTGCTGGCCGATCAATGGATACGCTGGAATTGTCCGATTTAGCCCAATTGCTGTTGGAGTGTCAGGCCGCGGATGAAAAATCGGCCGCTCTCGTGCGAGCCTACCTAGAGCGGGTTTATGGAGAGGATTGGCAAGCTCAGGCCAGTGCTCAAAAACAGGGAAATACTTCCTCGGGGCAAACGGAAATGACCCGGGAAGAGGCCCATCAAATTCTGGGCTTAGCGGTGGGTGCCAGCGAGCAAGAAATTATGGCTGCCCACCGCCGACTCATGCAGAAAGTTCATCCGGATCGCGGCGGCTCCGATTATCTTGCCGCGAAAATTAACCAAGCTAAGGAAATATTGCTGGGAAAATAAGGAGATCGTTAATTTTTTTCTTGGTAAAGATCCGCGCCTAAAATTTCTAAGCCAGCGCGGGCGCAGTTCTCATCCAAAGCCCCGCCGGGAGCTCCCCCCACACCAATACCCCCGATGACTTCACCTTCCATCTTAATAGGTAGCCCTCCACCCAAAATCAGAATAGATTCGTTCATATCCCTTAGTGCTTGAATTTCGGGCTTTCGGGCAATAAGCAACGCCAGCTTTTGAGTCGATTCCCGTAGGCTCGCGGCTGTGTAAGCCTTACGCTGGCTGCTGTCGACGGTATGGGCGCCAGCTCCATCGGCCCTCAGTAGGGCTTTGATGACTCCCGCTCCGTCCACCACCGTTGCGCTCACCTGGTAGCCCTCTTTTTTGCAATGGTTCACCGCGGCAAGTACCGCTTTATTCGCTAAATCAAGGGGCAGTATGGATTGTTGTGGCAGCTCTTCCGCAAGCGCTAAACGATGAGCATTAATCAACAAACCCCACCCAAAAATCATTACATAGGAGAGGACTCTAACGTTTAATACCGCTTTATTCATCATAGAATTTTCTTCCAAATTGCCTGCTGGATACCGCTATTTTAATAGCGTTGCTCGGATAAGGGGAATTTTCTTGAAACCAAACCCCCTTTTGCTAATCTTAAAATATAGAGGAGAGAAAGCAATGATTAAAGTCCAATCAAGCATTCTCATTGATTGTCCAGTGGATGATGCTTTTCAGTACGTCTCTGCTGGTTTCTTTGAGAACTATCCCAAATGGTCCCCCGAAGTAGTGGAGCTAGAGAAGATAACCAACGGCCCCGTAAGGATGGGAACCATGGCCAGGCAAGTACG containing:
- a CDS encoding GlcG/HbpS family heme-binding protein, which produces MMNKAVLNVRVLSYVMIFGWGLLINAHRLALAEELPQQSILPLDLANKAVLAAVNHCKKEGYQVSATVVDGAGVIKALLRADGAGAHTVDSSQRKAYTAASLRESTQKLALLIARKPEIQALRDMNESILILGGGLPIKMEGEVIGGIGVGGAPGGALDENCARAGLEILGADLYQEKN